AGGGTGCAGAGCGCAACAGCTCGAGTGAAAGGTAGGAAATTCAAAAGGGGTAGTGTCTGTGTTACGTTCACCGTGACTTGATGCTCACTGCAATTTGAAAGACTGCAACAAATATCCTTCAGTTGTGCGGGGAAGGCCCATACATGGGCTACTATACAGCTCTAGACGCGCCCGGCGTAGAGGAGATTATATATCATGTATCGCAAACAGAGGTTGAAGCGGACAAGGGAAACATACTGTCGAAGATGAAAAGAGGAGTAATACCATGGGTCATATATAGATCATAAAAATCGTTTAGTCATATCGTGCTTCTTCTCAACTCGACGAGAAGGGGGAAAATTAGTAAAATCATGGTCTCCAGGCAGGTCTCACCGCCTccttgcctttccccttGAATCCAGGATCTCCTCGCACACCAAGGCTACTTACACTTCTTTCCATCTCCTCGAAATTCTTCACTAGATCCTTAACActccccttcctcctcaaACCTCCAGCGCCTGTACACCTCCGAGCCTCGGGGTCAGGCGGCGGTTGCACCTTCCTTAGGTCCACCAACCTCTTCGGCTCTTTTCTCTCAAGTACCTTCGTCTTAGGTGGCAAATCCTGGTGGTTCAGCGATACCAGATCCTTCGGTGCCGGTCCTCGTGGTACCGCCGATCTAGCTGGTGTAGCAATCGGCCCTCTTTGTTTCGATAGAACTTCAGGAGGCGGGAGCGGTAATCCGACATGAGGATGAGAAGCTTCCTTTGAACGCTTATTGGAGTCCTTAGTAAGGGTGGGGAGGTAGGAGAAAATAAGGCCTTTCATCCGTCCACCAAGCCCTTGTGGTTCTCGGACGGAAGGGGAATCACATCCATCAGTGGACTCGAGAGAGACTTCGGGCGATCCGTCCACCTCCCCAGATTCATGGATCTCCTCGTCGACTTCTTCGTTGACCTCAAGATCCTCTAGCAGTGGTACCGTTGCTTTTCCCCGACTAACACGTTCTGCCTCTTCTAGAAGATATCCATACCTCGGTGCCATTAAAGCGGGTCTGGGTGTGCTAAATGGGGCCCCGGGCCCTATAGGAGCTGGCAAGGCAGATCTGGTTGGTAGAGGCGTCAATTTAGGCGTCCATGTAGGGATGCAGGTATTCGAGTGGGTACGGTTAGGAGCTGAGGGCGTGCTGAACGAGGGAAGTGAATTGATACCACTACCCATGGGAGACCAAATTCTTGATTGGGAACGCAACGATGTCCCTAGAGGTGTGGGCGGCGCAATTTTGCCGCCCCTCTGCTTCTTCCTGATAGCTTCAGCCCGTGTCCGTAAGCTTTCCCTGTCATAAAACGTTTAAACGAAATATAGTCTAGAATACTATGAAGTCAGACTTGCCTTGACCATGAACTCCCCGAGTCTATATTGAGCTCCTCAAAGTCACTAAGCTCCAGAAAGTTATCAATAACTTTATCCAGATCTACGGCATCCACGTCGGCCATGGAGTCAACGTCCAGATTTCCTTCACCGAGGGCAATCCTCTCGTCCGTAAAACACGCATCAAGTGCCTTCCAATCCTCCCTCGTCCACTCCAACTTATCTTCCTCACAACGGGAGCGACGCCGAAGAGAAGGTAGCGGCGTTTCGAAAGCCTTGGTGCTATTTCTTCCCAGTTCAATTACTTCGGCAGAGCCCACTTCCTTCGCAGCCCGGTCTAATAATCCGCCGAGTGTGACAACAGGACTGCCCGGAATATAAACCTTGTCTCCAACCACAGTACCGAGGCTCAGTCTGCGCGCCTTGTCGGGCTGTGACTTCGTAACTCCTGCTGCAGTCACAGTGCGCCTCCTGTTAGTCCTCTTGAGGCTGTCGAGAGGATGAACGGCGTCACTGTATGAGGAGTGCCGACGTCTCTTCTCACGAGCTGTAATTTTAGTAAAGCAGTCGTAATCATGCTGAAGAGTAGCAAGAAAAGTCAAATTTCAACGAAAGAGAGGTTAAAACGAAACAACACGAACCTGCCTCAATATGGCGGCGGCCCTCGCTGCAGCTCTGGGATCTGAGCTTGTTATCTTCACCAAACCAGGGTCGTGTTCATCATCACTACTCTCGTCGCCACAGGGAAGATCGACCTCAACATCCTCATATGACTGCGTATCATGCCCTTCATTCTCCCGTTCCAAAACTTCAGTTTGTCCCGTTACcgctgcttcttcttcctggtgtgtatCTTCGTCGATATGGGGACCATCACCATTGGGGGGACGACCCCGTCCGGTGTTTGTCAACGTTGCGCTAAACGGTTCAAGAGTCTTCCTAACGGGCGACTTCTGAAGGAAGGAGAGGTCTCGTAAAAGGGGGATGGTTGTCGGCAATCTAGGGCGTGACGGTGTGCCGGCGAGGGAAAGACGAGGGAAAGTTCGCTGCGGTGATCCTACATCAGGCTGGGCGAAAGAGGTCGAGTGAGAGGGAAGAGCATCATCAGGCGTAGTACCACAAGGTTCGCCCTCCTCCACAAAGCTCATCTCCctgacctcttcttcttctctttcatccTCCGTTCCAGAATCGTCCTGCAAATCGGGTTCGATGCTCATGGCCCggacctcctcctcttctgcaCCAGCGTTTTCATCTTCACCACGGACCTGCGGTTCGATACTCATTGAGCGGTCCTCCTCCTCGTTTCCCTCAGCCTCGGCCATACTGGCATCCCGCTCTTGCTCGCTTTCCTTTCCAGCATCTTCTTTAACCATATGCACCGTGTTATCGGCGTCCCCAACACGCCCGCCTGGTGATGGACTGCCACTTCTTTGCAAAAGCTCAGGGGGATACGGGCTAACGGGCCTTCCCCAACTATCCATTCTCATCTTCGTCGCACTACTGGGAGGATCGGTCTTGGTCCTAACCTTCCACATTCTCCACTTGCCAGTGTATTCGCCTTCACCTTGACCCACTTCCTCACCTCCCTTGCGTAAATGTTCAGCTCCGACGTcctcattttcttcatcacTCCATTCGGCAATGCTTTGATCAACTTTGCCGCGTGGAGGTAAGACAAAAGTGGGGATTGGACCCTTAGCGTCGGCCAGGCTGATATCCATGTCaatgtcatcgtcgtcatccgaGGTCAGCATGGAGGAATTCGAGGGCTCTTGTGGGAAAAAGTAGTCAACGCCATCGATGGGCGATGACGATACAGGCAGATCGTGATTGTTGTCTCGTAATGGAGATTGAGGTGAAGGGGGCGACGATGGCGGGAGGCTCGCTTCCACTTCTCCTCCCCTTGTGGGTCTGCGAGGAGTGATAGCAACGACCTCCATCGGTGTTCCTTTCTCCAGGGCTTCGTCTGGTTCTACTGGCCCACTAAGCAGTAAAGGATCATCCGTCGGACTGGCAGGCGGCATTGGCTCCTTCAGAAGAGCATCCATGTCGGATGGGAGCTCGATCTTCACCGATAAAGCCTTTCGCACCGACTTCCTGGGTGCCCTTTTGGGTTTGGAGGGACTTGGGGTGAGCGTTATTTCCCTCGGTGGAGTGAAAACTTCGTTCGGTGGTTCGTAGGATGGAATAACGATCGGGGTTGCGCTACGTCTCCCTCGCCTAGTTGCATTCGATGCTGTTGATTCGTCTGATAATCTCGCTCGAATCCGAGTAGACGCAACGAAATCCGCGTCGGGGTTGTTAGCATGGGGTGATTCGATGTAGTGAAGTCTGGACTTTGTAGGAGAAATAATAGCTTGAGTCTGTTTAGATTGCTTGCGGGGTTTAGGATTGGGAGTGACTTGTGGGCTGTAATTATGTGTAGACTGAACTGAGCGTTTACGTTTGGAATTGGTTAACGAAAGTAAAGAAGCGATCTGCAGCAGGGCTTTATGGTCATTACGTTCTGACGAGCAAGGACGAGGAGCTCACAGGCTGTCTAGAGAATCTCAGCTCTTCCTCTGGAGGAGGACTAATCAACTGTCTGGCCTCTTGCTCCTGCTCGGCTTGCATTTCCTTTGACTGAGAGGGAGGGGACAAGAGACCTGTATTGTTGTCGTTGCTAGTGGTCATAGGAAATCTTGCTATGATAGTTGTGGATTTTCGTGACaatttcttgttcttcttgtCCTGTAGCTTGGAGATATCGAGGCGAGGACCATGCATCGCCGGAGCCTCGTTTTCTGCCATGAACGTTCCCAAGCGAAGTACAACACCGCACGTGATCGTGCTACTGTAGGTCAGTCACACCAAGTCTCCACTCTCCCCACCGCTCCGTCACGGTATATATGGCTGGGGGTCGACATAGGAATACAACAGGCCCTCACAAGGGTGGTGCTCGTCGCGCAGAAAACAGCAGAATCTATGCACATCCCCTTCCTATTATCTTTCACAATCCTTTTCCTAACGGAGTCCGTTCCCTTCTTGGCCTCCTCGGTCTTTCCCTGAACGAGGTCGTCAATCCTCACTGCGAAGGATATCTTGATGTCGCAACAAAATCTGTCTGGATTACCGATCCGAGATCCTCAAAAGTCCTATGGAAAAAGGGATTCTTTGGTAAAGGCGATCTCTCTCGAAGTGAACCTAGCTGGCTTGCACGACAAATAAATGACAGAAAGGCTGGTCGCACGGGTACATTTGCTCCATTTTACTCGAAGGACCAATCCCCTATCGCATTCACTTCTTCGTTTAGGACTTACCTCTGAGCAACTCAGGGAAAAACGAAGAGCAGAGAGAAAACAGTTCAAACTCGATCGAGCACAAGCTATTGCAGCAACTGctgctgaagcagaagccATTTTCGAAACAGAAGGGCGTATAATTGTTCCTGCATTGTCTGGCCCTGACATACCTTCTGGTGCTACATGGAAGCCTCCGCCCGCCTTTGAGGCATCGCGAAGTGTCGTCGAACTCCCGCTTCAAATGGGacaagaggatgatgattaTATTGAAGATATCGAACACTTACAACTCACCTTATGTGAAGCCTTTTTCCTCGCGTGGAACCTCGACTGTCTTACTATAATAGACCCTCATGCTGTAATCATTCATCGCTGCTCTTCCCTTTCCGAACTCATCCCTTTTCTACATCCAGGATGAACCTCTGACTCTAGAACAATTATGGACTACGTTTCAGCACATCAACCTCGCACCACCAATACCTAATTCACCACCCCTGCGGTTACAGCTGGATAACCCGTTTCTCGTCCATTACGCTGCCTACCACCACTATCGCTCATTAGGGTGGGTGGTGAAGAATGGGCTGAAGTTCTGTGTTGACTATCTACTTTATAAACGAGGTCCAGTCTTCACACACGCAGAGTATGTGCATTCATCTCAATATACGTTCGTCTCTTTTTATTCAATGAGGAATCAGATTCGCAGTCGTAGTATGTCCTGTTTACGAGGATCCCGCGGATCAAGAAAATTCGACAGTGAATCTACAAAACGCATCAGCTTTTGCCTGGTCGTGGCTTGGCACCGTTAACCGCGTGAATTCGCAAGTGATGAAGGTAAGTGGCCCTGTGCAGGATGCTGGAGGACCCTCACCTTGCTCTTTAGACTCTTATATTGTCTTACGTGACAATACCTTCCCGCTCTCGAGTGTCCTCGGACATTATGACTTCCCCTGCGTGTTTTTCGAAGTATTCAGTCAGAGAGGTTGTCGTACGGAGATTTATTCCAGCTCGTATGAGAGACTGAGATTAGATTTACATTATCCATCTATCTATAATGGTGTACGAGATATTGACTGCCGCTCATGGATATGGACCGCCCTCTTACCTTTTTGCTACTCGCGCGACGCGACGCGCAGTGTCACGCTTGTTATTTAGTTTCGAAGTGTTTCTGACTTCACTATCACAACCACAACCGGCGACCAACTTTCATCATGTCCACCTCCGACAAACGTCGGCAAGAAATCGAAGCTAAACGGGCGAAGCTTGCAGAACTCAGAAAGGCCAGACTAGAGAGGCAAAGTGCAGATCCTAATCGAAGACCTTCAGATGTGAGTGTCAACCAACCCGTCGCCACGCAGAATTTTTACTTTAACACGGTCCTTTCCTTAAGCAAAGCACAACACCCCCCACGCCCAAAAGATCAAACGATATAGATGACTTTGTCAAATCCTTATTACGAGAACCCAGAGGAGTGGACAGCGGTGGTGATTTAACACCTTCGTCCTCGGTTCCTGGTACACCTTCTATAGTACAACATGGCCTGCCGAATCTTTCTTCTGGAAGAGCGAGTAGACAGTCAGATCGAATGAGTCTTGGAACAACGTTGGCGAGTTCAGCGACAGATAATGTTTTGGACCGGTGTGTAGGAATGACAATGGATTTTTGTGTTGGTTTCTGATTCATTTATAGAGAAATGACGCCGCGGTTTCTTCCCGATCTAATAGACGTGGAACAAGAGCTGTTTGAGCTTCCTCGAAAGGAGCGAGTAATGTACAACAAAGAAGTTCAAGTCGAGACAGAGTTTCCTGAACATGCAGAATATGCAGAAGAAGATACACGACACCGTGTTTTGACTGAAGCAGAACTGGAAGCACTTCAAGCTGCTCAAGATCGAGAATTGGAGGCGGAAAGCGTTCAACTTGACAAGGAGATTGAAGAGGAGATCAGAGGTTCGTGTTGTTCTACAGAGACCTCTCTGTTCCTTCAATTGAATTTGTATGGATAGAAATACCTCCCGAAGAATTGGCAGGAATATTATCCGCACCCGAATTATATGAATTTGTGGAATCGACGACAAAGATATTCTACAAAGCCCTGAATTCGTATGACTATACCCGCGACTATCGTGTAGGGACAGAGACCGGAGGGTCAGTATACTTTCCTACTGTCCGCCTTTTTGTACCTATTGGGCTCTTCTCAGGGAAGATTCGGAGGGTCGAATCAAGCGGATATGTGCCTTCTTCGACGAACGGTACGGTAAGAATAGGTCTATCACAGATTTAGACTGGTCGCCACAGGTGAGGGAAGAAAATCGACTACTTCAAGAGTCCTCTAAGCTCTGCTGCCAGTATCCCGAACTTAGTGTCGCATCTTATAACAAAAATCCGGCTGCTTTGAACGAACCGGATGGTATTGTCGCTGTCTGGAATCTTCACCTTCTTGAACGGCCAGAATTCGTGTTTCACTCTCAAGTCCGTGAGCGCTTCTGCATGCCGTTCAACTGCGTTTGAAATTGATACCTGGCTCCTCAGTCTGACGTGCTCTCAGTGACATTCTCT
Above is a genomic segment from Marasmius oreades isolate 03SP1 chromosome 4, whole genome shotgun sequence containing:
- a CDS encoding uncharacterized protein (BUSCO:EOG09262WXK); the protein is MAGGRHRNTTGPHKGGARRAENSRIYAHPLPIIFHNPFPNGVRSLLGLLGLSLNEVVNPHCEGYLDVATKSVWITDPRSSKVLWKKGFFGKGDLSRSEPSWLARQINDRKAGRTGLTSEQLREKRRAERKQFKLDRAQAIAATAAEAEAIFETEGRIIVPALSGPDIPSGATWKPPPAFEASRSVVELPLQMGQEDDDYIEDIEHLQLTLCEAFFLAWNLDCLTIIDPHADEPLTLEQLWTTFQHINLAPPIPNSPPLRLQLDNPFLVHYAAYHHYRSLGWVVKNGLKFCVDYLLYKRGPVFTHAEFAVVVCPVYEDPADQENSTVNLQNASAFAWSWLGTVNRVNSQVMKTLILSYVTIPSRSRVSSDIMTSPACFSKYSVREVVVRRFIPARMRD